A segment of the Clostridiaceae bacterium genome:
ACACTTACTGCAGAGGATACCAGAATCATGAAAGAAATATACGGCGGACAATGGAGTTGGGACAGGCGTCCAATAATATTGGATGTAGACGGGACAAAAATTGCTGCCTCCATGGCTGGAATGCCGCATGCCGGAAATGAAAGCGCTGCTGCCAATACATATGTTAAATGGAGAAGCGGCGGTTATGGCGCAGGAACTAACCTTGACACTGTTAAAGGCAATGAAATGGACGGACATTTTGACATTCACTTTAAAGGTAGCAAAACTCATGGAACAAACAGTGTAAACAGTGCCCACCAAAAAGCAATTCAGCAAGCAAACGAATGGGCTAAAAATAATTATTAGAGTAACATTTATATAATGTTACGGCCACATTAATAAAACATACTCTCAAAGAAAAGTACTTAAGTGGAATAGCTTAAGTACTTTTTTTTATGGATAAATATTGAAATAAAAGGAGATAATATATAAGCAAGAAAATTTCTCTAAAATGAAAACTTGCTGCCATTGTATTATGAAAAAGTAAAAATAATGAAAGGAGTAGCAAACAAATGGGAGATAAGAGCAAGAAAAAGAAAAAGAGCAAAAGTGCAAAATCAGAACCTTCTGCTGCAAATGATCAGCTAGGTGAAAATCCAGCTCAGGGAAGGCTCTCAAGGAACATCAGCGAAGAAAAGAGATAAAACTCAGCGAATTTATAAACAAAAAGTCATACAGTAATGTGTGACTTTTTTGTTATTGAAAATTATTATATAAACATGATAATATAATGCAAGACTGAAATGATATTTACTTTTTGAGAATGAAACATTAATTAAAAGGACGGTTTATGTTTATAATGAAAACCATTTACTATACAGTTGCTATAATAAAGAGAAGACCGGCTTTACTATGGTTAATGGCAATGGCAGTTTTTGTATATTTAATATTTGCAAGATATAATCCAGTTATGCCGATAATTCTTGGCCTTGGAAAAGTAACAGGAGGTACTGTTTCTGAGAGCATAATTTCTTTTTTGCAGATATCAATAGATCCTGAAATTTTTCCCTACATACTTGCAGCCCTGTTAGGTTTATCAATAATTGGATCTGTATTGCTGGGAATTTTTATCTCAGGATACTTTAACGTTTTATACAATGCTTTGATTGCAGAACCAAGAAAAAAGGGTGAATTCTATTCAGGAGTAAGAATTTATGGCGGTAAAATCATTCTGGCAACATTCAGGGTCATCTTGTTCGGATTGGCTTTAATGATATTTATGGCTATATCATCAATTCCTGCAATTGTTATTTCTAAGCTTGCTTCAGAGGGAAGAACCGGATTTGGCACACCTTCAATACTTATTGGGATATTGACAGCTTTAACACTTTATTTTTTATTCATGTACTTCAGGGTATATATATCCTATTGGTACCCTGCAATAATACAGGGAGCAAAAAAACCTTTTCTGACTTCCCGGAAGTTAGTAAACAAACATTTTTGGAGATTTGTATTTAGTTTTCTGTTATTTGATGCAATATTGGTAGGCGTTAATTTCCTGTTAGGGAAAGTCCCAAATGCAACCCTGGTTTTCATAGCTAAGTTGATTTTTTATACATTTTTAATTCTTTTATATGTTTCATATATATTCTATACATATGAAATATTCAGGAAAGAATATACCAAGTGAAAAAGCCAGGGCTGTTTAAGCCAGAAGTATATATATCAGTAATATTGTAAGCAATTCATCTTCTATTCCATCTTTAAGAAATAAAATAATCAGCCCTATCAATATTAATTCTTCCAGATGTATATGCTCTCTGATAATATCTATTAAAGAAGGCCTATACTGAGAAGGATGCAGAACTCTGCCCGTTATTTTTCTGTCTGTAGAGCTGATATTTTCTTCCTGGTTTGGAAGAGGTATATCAATTTTTGATTTTGAGGATGAAGCTTCAGCACCGGCATCATCAATCTGTTCTTTTTCTTTCTCAGTCCAAGTTTTTTCTGTAACAGGCCTTCTCTTTACTTCCGGATAGTAATATCTTCTGTTTATGTACGGGGGCTTTCCATATAACATAAGCTCACCCTCCTAATAGTCGATTTTATTACTATTATCCAGAATGTTTGCTAACTTTGACATTCTGATAATATTAATGCAGTTATTGATATTTTTTTGTCTTCTCTTGCTCATAAAGGGTTTTAATGCGGATAAGAGATTAATCCTTGGATCATTAGCCATATTAGCATTTATAGTTCTCATAAGTGAATTCAACATTTCTGTATTATCTGGATGGTGTGAAGAATTTTGCTTTTCATGTTTTTCTTGATTCTTTTCTTTTTGCTCATTTGCCTTTGGGGAAGAATCCTCTTTGCCGGACTGGCCCCCCAAGAGAGAAAGAATTCCCATAAGGTTTTCCGGAAGGTTTTCCTGGCTTAACAATTCCGTCAGCTGTTTTATTTTGTTGTTCAGCTCATCACTCATTTAATATTCCTCCAAAAGCTTTTTACGCAACACTTTTTGCTATTTAAACTCAAAATGTATGTATGAAATTAAAATATTTTCAATTAATAGTATATTCAGTTAATATTCAATAATGTCTTTTATTTTTTTTATTATTTCTTCACCTTGGTCACCTATAAGTTTAGCCATGTTATCAAAATCAGACTTGGAAACCAGTTGTTTTATTTCATCTTTATCTATGTTTAAATCATTAAACTTTGACATATCAAATTCATTTATTTTTCTCATAAGTTCATCTTTATCCATTTTATTAATTTTCTTTACCAGATCATCTATTTCTCCTTTCTTAAGCATATCAATGGCAGCATTTAGCTTTGCCTGTAAAACTTTTTCATCCACTTTCCCAAATATTTCAGCGAGCTTTTTGTTAAAAGAATTATTCATAAAACCATCCCTTTCTAATTTTCTAGTAATGTTATTGAATATCTATTTATGCTATTTATAAGTCTTGTTATTGAATAATGATTTAAACTTTAAGTAATGGATCCTACTTTGAGCATTGATTTAAACTTTAATTTTGTAGTTAATTATGTAATTGCTGGTCTAAATCAACTCTTTGCTCAGTTCTATCCAATGCTCCAGCCGGTTCGTGAATAAGAGTAATCTCATCGTTCCTGCTTTCATTTGCTATAAACATAAACAGAAAGCTAATAATAATAAATAACAAAGCATTATTTGGGCTGCTGCCGTCAGGACATGTATTTCTATCATCACGGTTGCCGCCGAAAATCGAGAGAATAAATACTATGATGAAAAAAATAATTTCATCATTATTGCTGGCAAACAACCTTTCGATGGATTGGGAAAACTGCTTGAACAGACCCATTTCATCTCCTCCATTAATTATTAATATATTGCCATATATAGTTCTATGAGCAATGAAGGAAAAATGTTACAGAAATATTAAATAAAAGTGGCAATGCCACTTTTATTTAATCCCCGAGCAAAGCGAGTTTGATTATCCTTATTGTATGTCCTATTTATAGAACAGCATTAGGAATACAAGGATGAAAAATAAAATAGTATCATCTCCGCGATATAAATCTATATTATCTGAAAGTGTTCCACCTCTTAAAAGTACTAGAGGCCTGGTGTCATAGAACAGCATAAGAAAGACCAGGATAAAAAACAGTATAGTGCAGTCTTCTGATTTACATTTAATATTTGTCATATAAATAACAAGCCCCCTTTGTTAATATTCATATTACATAATATTGCCGGGAAACAGTTAGTGTTCCAGGGGGAAAAATAAAATGAGAAAATACAACTGTTTTGTTTATTAATTATGTGGTATAAATTAATTTATACTCAGTTATTGCTAATGGTGATAATTTGAGGTTTGCAGAATAATTATTATCTCTAAGAACCATGGTTTGAAGAACTATGATTTAAATTTCATTCTGGCAAAACTTACCTGTATTAAATACCTGCAGTGAAAGGAGGATTATGTGAGTTTTAATTCATATATTCTGGGATTTGTAGAGGGTATACTTACTTTTATTTCTCCATGTATATTACCCCTTCTGCCTGTATACTTTGTTTACCTGGCAGGTGAAAAAATAAAAGATGACGCATCTTCAAATGGATTTGAGTCCCGAAGACTAATAACTAACTCTATAGGATTTGTTATAGGATTTACCATTGTTTTTGTGGTATTGGGCGCCGCAGCTACTTCTCTTGGCCATTTTCTGAAAGAAAATATAGATTTTTTCAGAAAATTGAGTGGCATTATAATGATTATTTTTGGGCTTAATTTCTTGGGCATTATTAACCTTGGTTTTTTAAACAAGGATAGGAGAATAAATTACAAATTCAAGGAACTAAAGTTTATTAACTCAATAATTTTTGGAGCGGCTTTTGGTTTTGGGTGGACTCCCTGTGTAGGAGCATTTCTTGGGTCAGCATTATTAATTGCCGGGAATTCAGATACCATAGGACAGGGGATTTTGTTACTTGTTATTTATTCGGCAGGTCTGGGTATTCCGTTCATTATATCTTCAATTATATTTGATAAAGCGAAAATTGCCTTTAAGCTTATACAAAAGCATAATAGAATAATAAACCTGGTTTCGGGTACTGTATTAATAATTGCAGGCCTTCTGGTGTATTTTGACAAGTTAAAATATATAAGTATTAGTTTATAGAAAGGAAGATATTATTGAAAAGAAATGAAAATGTTATAATATGGATTATACTATTTATTGTTATTATGGCTGCAGCAACGTTGATTTATAACAAGATAAAGCCTGATGCTATAGAGAAGTTTCCGAACAGCCAGAAAGAAGACACTTTAGATAAAAAAGATAACTTATCAGATACTGATGAAAGTGATGAAGGAAATGCTGAAGAACCTGAAGATAATACTTCTGATTCTGAGAAAAATTCTACAAAAAAAGATGCTCCTTTGGCTCCTGATTTTACCATAGAAGATATGGAAGGAAACAAAGTTTCTTTATCAGATTTCAGAGGTAAATATGTTTTTATGAACTTCTGGGCTACCTGGTGTGGTTATTGTGTACAAGAAATGCCGGACCTGGACAAAGCATATAAAGAAATGGAAAAAGAAGGAGATGCTGTTATTATTGCTGTAAATGTTCAGGAAGAATTGGAAACGGTTAAAAAATTTATAGAAGAGGGAAATTTATCCATGCCTGTACTTATGGATTATAAAGGGGAGGCAAGCAGGCTATATGGAATACATGTAAGTGGTATTCCTGTTACCTATGTTATAGACAGAGAAGGTGCCCTATATGGGAGAATAATTGGAGCTACAGACTATGATACTATTATGGGAGTTCTGGAAGAAATAATGAAAGAATCAGAAAAGTAAAGGAGTTGTAGATCATGTATGATATAATAATAATCGGAAGAGGACCTGCAGGTTTATCTGCAGCTTTATATACTGTAAGGGCAAACCTAAAAACTCTGGTTATCGGGAAGGGCAACAGTGCGTTGAAAAAAGCGGATAAAATAGAAAATTATTTTGGATTTTCTGAACCTGTCAGCGGAGAAATGTTGCTCCGTGAAGGTGAAAAACAAGTATTGAGACTTGGAACGGAAATAATTGAAGATGAAGTTGTATCTATTGAGCAGGACCAGAATTTTCATATACACACGCCCAACGGGAAATATGAGGCAAAAGCAGTACTGCTGGCAACAGGGCAGACACAGAAAAAAGTCAAAATAGGTAATCTGGATGATTTTGTCGGAAAGGGAGTAAGTTACTGCACAACTTGTGACGGCTTCTTCTATAGAGGACGCAAAGTTGGAATATTAGGGTTTAAAGATTATGCAATACATGAGGCTATGGAAATGGAGGTGTTTACTAAGGACATCATCATTTATACTAATGGCGCCAGTCTTGACATATCCGATAGTTTTAGAGAAAAGGTTACAAGATTTAAGTTTAACTTTAATAAAATAGCAAAGTTAGAAGGAAATGATTTCCTTCGCAAGATAGTGTTTGAGGATGGTACAAGTGAGGAGATAGACGGGCTTTTTGTTGCCTATGACAGTGCTTCCAGTATTGATTTTGCAAGAAAGCTGGGGATAATGACCGAAGGAAATTCTATTTCTGTAGATAGAAATCAACAGACCAATATACCTGGCATTTTTGCCGCGGGAGATTGTACAGGAGGATTGAAACAGATAGCAACAGCAGTCGGAGAAGGTGCTTTGGCTGCAAGAAGAATAATAGAATATGTGAGAAGTTTATGAATGGAGGGTTTATCATGGAGGTTAACAAAATTTTAAGTATGGTGGACCATACAATACTTAAAAATACAGCCACCTGGGAAGACATAAAGCAGGCATGTGATGATGGCATAAGATATGGAGTTGCCTGTGTTTGTGTTCCCAATTGTTATGTGGCTAATGCAAAGAAATATGTAGGGGACAGGGTTAACATTGGTTCTGTAACCGGGTTCCCCTATGGATATAATACTACAGAGGCAAAAATATTTGAGGCAAAGAA
Coding sequences within it:
- a CDS encoding membrane trafficking protein, which gives rise to MNNSFNKKLAEIFGKVDEKVLQAKLNAAIDMLKKGEIDDLVKKINKMDKDELMRKINEFDMSKFNDLNIDKDEIKQLVSKSDFDNMAKLIGDQGEEIIKKIKDIIEY
- a CDS encoding NAD(P)/FAD-dependent oxidoreductase, whose protein sequence is MYDIIIIGRGPAGLSAALYTVRANLKTLVIGKGNSALKKADKIENYFGFSEPVSGEMLLREGEKQVLRLGTEIIEDEVVSIEQDQNFHIHTPNGKYEAKAVLLATGQTQKKVKIGNLDDFVGKGVSYCTTCDGFFYRGRKVGILGFKDYAIHEAMEMEVFTKDIIIYTNGASLDISDSFREKVTRFKFNFNKIAKLEGNDFLRKIVFEDGTSEEIDGLFVAYDSASSIDFARKLGIMTEGNSISVDRNQQTNIPGIFAAGDCTGGLKQIATAVGEGALAARRIIEYVRSL
- a CDS encoding TlpA family protein disulfide reductase; amino-acid sequence: MKRNENVIIWIILFIVIMAAATLIYNKIKPDAIEKFPNSQKEDTLDKKDNLSDTDESDEGNAEEPEDNTSDSEKNSTKKDAPLAPDFTIEDMEGNKVSLSDFRGKYVFMNFWATWCGYCVQEMPDLDKAYKEMEKEGDAVIIAVNVQEELETVKKFIEEGNLSMPVLMDYKGEASRLYGIHVSGIPVTYVIDREGALYGRIIGATDYDTIMGVLEEIMKESEK
- a CDS encoding cytochrome c biogenesis protein CcdA codes for the protein MSFNSYILGFVEGILTFISPCILPLLPVYFVYLAGEKIKDDASSNGFESRRLITNSIGFVIGFTIVFVVLGAAATSLGHFLKENIDFFRKLSGIIMIIFGLNFLGIINLGFLNKDRRINYKFKELKFINSIIFGAAFGFGWTPCVGAFLGSALLIAGNSDTIGQGILLLVIYSAGLGIPFIISSIIFDKAKIAFKLIQKHNRIINLVSGTVLIIAGLLVYFDKLKYISISL